The Girardinichthys multiradiatus isolate DD_20200921_A chromosome 9, DD_fGirMul_XY1, whole genome shotgun sequence genome segment CAACACAGCTTTACTGGTTACAAACAAGAGGCAGAAGAAACCTCTCTGTACATTAAAGAATCCAGATCAAATGTAAACGCCACAAATATCCTACCGATACACGTCCTCTAAAATACAGTTTTGATTTGCATTTCAGCtgttttgtaatgttttcagtTGTGATATGTCGTTAAAACCTTGCATAAATCTTGGGTCCCCAGTTTAAGTTCAGGCTTTATGGATATTTCTGTATAGTTTTAGATGcatgtgttttattaaaagcTAGTAGTTATTTATGTTTTCAGCATATTACCCTTAATGAATTCCCAGTTACCTTAAGCCCATTTTGACACACAGTGGCCCACCTCTCACCTCCACTCTACCCAGCTACTGTGGACCACTGGCAAGCTGTCTGACCACTCCCCGGGCATATGAAGTGAGTATTTGTAATAGATTCAGATTTTTACTGTGGAAAAAAATCTAAGCTTTATATTTGAATACTTTCTTGTAAATGTCTGTTAAATATGTGCTGTTGAAACACCAATATTGCTATTTATGTGAAGTTGGCAGACATTTTATATAATATTGAATGGAAAAATACTATATTTGGGGCATTTAGaggcattttgacattttacttttacaattttctACCAAAAGTAGAATTAATGAGTTTTCCAGGCAAATCAGATAGatatgttatttttctgaaaggCTGTGTTAGTTTATGTCAGATGTAATGGGATTCGCACCTTTGGTAAAGTCCTTCCATAAAGGTTttagggatcatcaagatgtctGTAATGCCTTAGTTGTTCTGGCATCCAAACACGGCATTTAAACTCTATCCAGTTTGACAGATGTCCACGACTTTCCTTCATATgtattcttgaatttctttagatgatgtgctgttttttcagatcgtttagcctacttcatgttgtcagactggtacattttcttttataaaacaaaggaaatctTGATTCTACAAGTCTGGCAGTTATGAGATCTGGGTGTGGCTTGAACTTGGCTCCTTTAAAAAATGTGATTGATCACAGTTGATTTAAAATGGGGCaactactttttcacatatggCTAGATTGAGTTGCTTTTTTCcctcaataaatgaaatcattaaatgaaaactgcattttgtatttacccaGTTATCTTTGTCTACTATTGAACTTCAAGTATGGCAAACAAAAGGAAGCTAAAactgcaaatacttttttacagcactatATATAAGTGGCAATATGCAGAGCAGCCACGATTATCAGACAAAACTATATTCAACCTATGATCAACTAAAAGACATGCCAATCAATGAcctttttataaattttatttgcagTTTAAAGAATGTAGCCAAGTTTGAGAGTATTTGGTTTATGTCTTAAAATAGGGTTTTTTCATATGTAATTAGTTCATTCTGTTGCTGTATTGCAAGGCTATTAAAACAGCCAAACCAATGTTACAAACTGTCCACAGACTGTGCCTGAAGAAGGCGGTCTGAACATCCCTGAATACTGaaacttttttctttccttctcagACTGTTCTGCCagtaaacacacaaagaactgaGGCCTTCAGCAACATTTAAAATGCAGGGCTGTATTCTGTTGGCACAAAAGACGCTTTTCAGCTCCAGTTCAATGATGACCAGTGTTCTGACAGACATTGCCCACtgatatttaaaacacaaaaatatgcacCAAAGCTTTGGTCATGCAGATTTCACTTTCATAATGGCTCCTTTTTATTCTACGTAAAATACTATACatgatgggattttttttttaactaaacgTTACCCATTCCAAATTAGACTCCTGTATATCAAATTGCATTGTGTGTAAGATGGTTTTGGTAATTTTCAGTCAAAACTGATGCCAGTAAAAATGTTCTTCCTGCAGTCTGGAAGCTGCAGCCTGACAGGTCCAACGTGATTTTAGGGAGCTGTCCGTGTAATCAGGGCGCATCAGAGCCTGTGTCTTACTACGTGGGGAGAGCCCGGATTAAATAAAGCTCATTGCCTGGTTTCTCTTTAGTTATGGATATTATGAAATGCCTCTTAGCTGAAACTGACCTTAGACCTACAGACCTTAGAATACTGCTGCAGTTCATAATGCCTCTATAGCTGGATACCTTAAACATTTTTGCTCTTCTATTTTAGTCTTAGATGTAGAAATTACAAACTGATGTGGGGGAACAAATTGAAAATCTATTAATCTGCCTTTTAACACGCCCTGCTTTCACCCAAGTAAAGACTATAATCTTTACAACTGGGTCAGTTGTAACAGTTTCCTGTTCTAAAAAGATCAATTTTGTTGACATTTACTGCTCAAATGGAACTGAATTGAGCATTTGTTTAGCCCTGTTTTCAGCCTGATGTTAACCCTCTTTGCGCTCACGTGGTCGCTGCAGCAAGAGGGGCATGCAGGATCTGGGATGGCTGTGTGTTTCCAGCTTATTTCAAGTGGGCTTTTGTTAAACTATTGAAGTACACAACCGATTTTAATGGATTAATTGACAAATGTATCGTCTTTCTCCTTCAAATATAGTTCTCAGAGATGCATGGTTATGTAACTTTTTGTTGTATCCAGTGAGCTGAATAATCCTTTCATTGACCCTGCATTGACTGCTGTCCACACCCCACGCCCCATCCCACTTGGACATGGGTTAGCTATTGAATTCCAGCTACTCACTCAGAGCTATGAGAAGTCCATGTTGTTCAgctgtttatttattcagaATGCAACATGTGTTTTCTTACTGATTTAGGGGTGCTTGTGAATCAGATTTAATCTGTGCCTGTTAGTTGGAGCGTATACATGTGATTCAAAGCATCCTGtggtttcctgttttattttaccacACTGGTTGCTGCAAAACTGATGACTAAATGAAAGCTTTTCATCTCTGTCTTCTAGTTACCCTTACATGTATTTACACTGTTGATGTCTGTTCATCTTTTCACATCTCATGTGCCCACTGTGATCTGTCCCCTTATGTTTCACTCTGGGTTTTGATTTCAGAACGACGAGCAGCTAAGAGACCCCAACACTGACTTGATCCACAATGACGCTGACCTGACCTTCACGTTTGGTGACGCCGCCATCACAACCAACGGGGCGTCCACCAGCAGGACGGATGCGGCCAGGGGGTTGGGCTGGAGTGCAAATGGAAAACGAATTGGCAGCACGTCAGAGGAGGCCCTGGAGCGGGAGCTGGACTCTCGCGAACAGGAGCTACTGAGCAGAGGCACGCGCCTGGTTTTCCCCATGGAGGATCACGTCTgaccctgcctgcctgcctgcccaCACGGCCTGCCTGAATTGCCACCCTTCCCTGCCCTGAAACCAAGATCATTTTACCATCAGCTCTCTCCACTTCCATGCAGGCAGAGTGCCCAGCCCTTCAGAGATAAGACAGATCAAATACATGGAGGCCGACAGGAGGGAAAGGTTTATTGTGACCTTTGGTTCCCTCATATCCAGGGAGCAGAGCATTTCATCCTCATTAGATAAGGAGATTTATTTCAAAGAAGACAATACCCCAGTCGTATAGAGGAAAGAAATCTTGACGCTGCTTCACAACTGAAGAGTTCAAAGCCTCTTATGGCAGGACATGTCAATATTGTATACTCATGCAAAACTAGCTGCATGTGCAAACATGCAATAAAACATACTGATTTCGCTGAAGGGGAAAATAGGTCTCAAAACGGGTCTCATTGAGTGATGTGACCAGTTTGTCTTCATCGTACACTCGTAGGCATTAACAAACCACACAAAGATTTTGTTCTGAGATAAATGACTACCTGTAGACATTTACCCCTAAAACCACAGTTTCTGGTAGGTGTGTAAAACATCTACTGCTGAGGAAATAAGGGGACAGTAAAAGTGTTACCTTCTCAGCCACTTCAACTCCACATGGTTTAATACAATCATGTAAACAACTACAGTGCTGGGCTTTGTTTTTCTTAGGTTGAACTGCACATAAAGGCCAATTACACTAAGTTACAAATAGTATGTGGATATCATCTCTTTCAGTTGACCTGGATCTTGTTCTTTAAGTTGTCATGAGACACAGTTTAGAACCCCTGATGTCTCTAAATTTGATTTAGGAATAAAAAATGGGCATGAGGATTTGTACTGTAACATGGTTAAAGACCAGTTTATACAGTGAAGTAAAAAGCTGGCCATTGTAGCATTACACCTCAATTTTGTCCATTGATCTTCTGAATTTTTGAAACACCTCTTACAATCTCTACACGGTGGATAGTAGAAGTTCTAAGagttaaaggtttttatttatagGAAGTAAAATTATTAATTTCAGTTTGGCTTTTAAGTTGGACCTTGTTACCATTGATGCAGTGCTAACATTActgtaaatacaaatgtttctttacttttctcaCTTTAAGACCAAAAATCTGTAGCGAAAAATACCTTGAAACTACATGGTCACTAACAGAGGTTTGGCACGTAGGCCTAATATCCATAAAACATTGACTTTTCATATTTATCAGAACGATTTATTTGACCTCCAGGAGCAGGGAAGAGTTAGCATGGTTAGCGTAGGAAGCATCTGAAAAGTTCAATAATTAACATGTAGGTAATTGTTTCAGTTATTCAAAAATATAGACTTGGTTTTTAACCAGGTATTGTTTTCAGTAAATGTCTTTTGGTACAGCACATTTTACTGCAGTTTTACCCTACATCCTAGCTTAAAGTGGGTATATTCAGTTAGCTTATGTAACATGCAAatccataataaacacaaaacatattCTTTCTTATATAAACATGGCTGttttgaagtaaaaaaatatttatttggggGTGTAGGTTTCATTTGGAGAATTTTTAACCAGTCCATTAAACCTCTGTGAAGgaatatgtcagtcagtcattttctaccgcttattccatagtgggtcgcggggaagctggtgcctatctccagcagtctatgggcgagaggcggggtacaccctggacaggtcgccagtccatcgcagggcaacacacaaacaaccattcacacactcattcatacccctaagggcaatttagagtgaccaattaacctaacaggcatgtctttggactgtgggaggaagccggaatacccggtgagaacccacgcatgcacaggaagaacatgcaaactccatgcagaaagacccccggccgggaatcgaacccaggaccttcatgctgcaaggcaacagtgctaccaactgtgccaccgtgaaaattatttttcaaagtacacattttaaaatcccTTCATAAATACTTGGAGGGGATTTTTGTTACCAGTCAGCTGAAACAAAACTAGCGGtctctctttgttttctttaggcTTTGCTAACCCTGCTAACTTGAGGAGCTGTACACATATTgggaaaaaggggaaaaaaagaggaGGGAGGCAGGGCGGGTGTTGAAAGTctaaaataaatcttgaaaatagtaaatgtcaaaaagttgattttcaattaatatttttatgctAACCAGATTTTTCCAAGAAAATTTGCTAATCTTTTGTTAACCAAGACATGTCTAATGAAATGGAACCAAATAATGTTCTTTATGGCAAACCAGAATAATAATGTTTGTCAAGTAAATCCATATAAATTTAGCTCAATGGCTCAGTTGTTGCCCAGCTTTACATCATTGTTGTAATGTCAATAAGATAAAGGATTTAAACTCAAAAGCAGCATAGAAATAGTCTTTTTAGAAAATGTagaaattcagtttttcactCTTAATTTTTCATCTCAGAGCTCCTTTATATTATCCTAGCTTATATATTAATCATGATTATGGTATCGGTTTGCTTTGGCGATTGAAGACTTCCTCCTGCGCATCTGTACaaggaacaaaaaaaatgtgttaattaatGCACTCTTGGCACTTTATGGCcagcagaggagctggaggaagcatatttgttttcattcttATGCCTATGATAACCAGACTGCTTCCTGTTTTATATTCACCACATAGCCCCGTGGAGCCCTTTAAATacaccaacaacaacaaatagCTGCCGCATTTATGCATGAGTACATGGGGGTAGGTGTGAAAGACATGACTGTTGGAGCAAAATCTGTGGCTTTTTACATGAGGGACAGTCTCGAGCAAGTTTTATGCATTGTCAGGGACCTTCAGGAGGAAATGAATCTAGTAGAGTAAGCTGTTGCCAGGCTGTATATAGAGCAGGCCATTTAAACTCAGCTGGAAGGAGAAGTGCTGTGAAGCAGACTAATGGCAGCCTTGACAGTGTGGTGAAATGTGCAAATGGGAATGCTTGTAtatacaatttaaataatcaCCTGTTCATTATTAGTAAACATTGGTAATGCTTATACTGTCTCTGAAAAAGTGAGAAAAAGACCTTGTGTATAAAATTAATCTATTTCCAGAAAATGAAACCAGGCAACAAAGATGTTATGGTGTCCTTGTTGAAATTTTCCCTTTCAGTTTCTGCTTTATTTAAAGAACAATTCACAGAACAGGAACTTACATAGACTGACAAATGTAGTGTTTTTCCCAAAGATGTGTGAGCACGTAATAAATGGAAGCTTCACAGACAACTAAAACCATCAAGACCAGCAAACGGCAAGCACTTTATGGCAAGCAGAGGACACTTGCAAGACTTTTCGCTAACCTTACACGTGCACTCTCCCCCCACTGCTGTGTTGTCACTTGTCCCGTCGTCTATATTTAAATGTTCTCTGGACCTAAGAAATATGAGATGTAGCTAAATTGTCAGTATGTGCACCTGTTGTTCTCAGAAGCGGCTGGAAGCCAGGCTGTTTGTGCCATGGTCTGCATGTCAACGTATTAATAAAACATCCTGAAATCCTGGGTCAGCCAGCAGTGTGCTCCACTTAACTCTTTAAAGAAGTGTTTAATGAAATTCACCATAGTGGCAGTGCTATATGTACTTTTTGCTAATCTTCCCCTTGCTTGCCTTGAGCTTGGAAAAAATTATCATGCAGAAAAATATTAGTCACATTCTAGAATGGGAGGTAATAATGATAAACAGATTTGTTGCAAATTGTCTTACTGAAAACTGTACTGTTGTTTCAATCCTTAAAACAATGTCCTTAAACTTGTGTCTAATGCTTACTTTATAAACCAGTGTGTGTGAAATGTACAGTgctttccaaaagtattcatgccacATGCAAAACATGGTTCAAACCTGTAGAAAAGGttgctgtggtcagatgagacttaaATTGTGGAGGTAGCACCATGTTTTGGGGAATCCTTTTCTTTAGCGGGGACATGGAAGCTGGTTGGAGATGATGGggaaatggatggagctgaagCGAAGgtaattctggaagaaaacctgtcctccttgcaggacaatgaccctaaatatacagctagagctacaatTGATTGGTTTTTGGACCAAAGCATATTGAAAGCCCAGTGAGAGTGCATACCTAAACCATattaaaaatctgtggcaagactttgagaacttgagctattttacaaagagaaATGGGCAAAAAAATTCTGTCAAATGTGCAAAGTTGGGAGAGACATACCCCAACAGTGCTCCAATGGAAATGGCTTTGAAAGGTagatctacaaagtattgacttggTGACAGACTGCATGGCacaatttttagattttgttaatctgtatatccctaaataaaatcctgtgcaaccAACCTTCTAAAGTCACATATTCGTGAATCTACCTTTGTTGCAGAGGTTAattaagagaacattagtgaaccaaCAAGGTACGCACTACTGATCAGAGATGTAGCCTTACGTGCGAAATGCTATGTGTGctggaaaactaacacagccCCTCAACCTGAACACACCGTTGCCagggtgaaacatggtagtggctgcatcatgtgatggggatgtttttctttagaagTGATAGTGAAGCTGGCCAGAGTTGATGTGAGTTCAGAtttctttgtaaaattaaaaactaaatttttcttcctctttaaaATGATGCAACCCTTTGTGTTGGCCTTTTGCATTAAAAGACTTTTGATAActcttgcaaggcactgtacatttcACAGCTGCGACTGGCTACTATTTACGCATGTCCTATTTATGAGTCACATGTTTTGTGATTGCTCTTGAAGGCACgttccaattttatttttaaattgggGGAACTACTCAAGAGAAACTCAGCTCATATTTCAAAGTGCATTCTTTTTGTTAATCAACTGTATGAATCTAGAAATTATGTATAAGTTGTAACAGACGTTCTTTGAATTTAAATAGACTTGaggtattttcttctttcacactTCTACAAATATAATAGAACCAACTTCTAAAGTTGAACATGTTGATGCTGGCCAACATTTAAACCCTCAAACACATCCTCAACCACAGGGACGTCACAGTATTTGAGAATGTTTTGGACCATtatggaataaaaaatgaagaggTCCACCGCTGGAGGACAGAAGCAGGTCTTGATGAATTCTGTGGTTTATTAGATAATTTCACACCCACGTGAAAGATTTGTCAAAGGGGCTCTGCAGCTGTCTGGATTCCAGCGAGGGGCCAGGGGCGGAACATAATCTCCTCAGTCAGGAATTCTTTTCCAGAAAATTACTCTAGTTTCTTCTTTCAGAGCTCTATTAGAAGCATTAGTGAGCCTCTCTCTGTTTAGTATCAGTAGATCAGTAAAGCAGGGGTTGCTGCCATGCTTAGTCACAGGCCGGACGGATAAGTCACACAAGTAAGGGCGAACCTGACGCTGCCACCCTGGATTCATGTCCCGAGAAAGATCCATCTCAGGTTTTTTAGGGCCCTCGGTTGAGCAGGATTTAAGGAGGGATTAGTGCTTCTAAAAGGACAGAGGTCAGCCAAAGTAACGGCAGCACAAACCAGCCCCGTATCTTGTTTTATCCCCCACCCCAGCTTCTCTCCGTCTCCACGGACCCTGCTGGTGTCAAACAGGCAGCGTGGTGAGAAAATAAGCTTCCTTCTCCTCGTTTCAAATCCAACCGTGTCCGATTGGCTGCCCTTTCTCCCTCTCTTTTTTATGTTCTCCTCCCCCTTCCAGTATCACCGTTTCTCCAGTTCATCGACCCAGCTTGGGTGAGGATAAAAACAACCCCAAAGGCACGCTTGAGAGCTCCTAGTGGACTGCATTCCTCCATCCTGTTTTGTTATTCCGCCTTCTGCCCCCCAGTCTTGATTACGAGAACCCTGCAGGggggagaaataaaaatatttgaatattaaaGACACACCTACACAATGAATCAGAAGTAGGAACACCACCAAGACCCCCCATCAGTGCTGCAGGGAGGAGGTGGTGGACCCCTCCCTCCATGCTGATGTATTGCAGGCCTCACAGTGGTGAAGGACCTTGCTTGTAAGAGCTGCTGGTGACAGCGTGGTTGTAACCCCACTGGGAGCTCTACCCCATCGCGGACAGCCGCAAACAATGACTCCCTTCTTGACAGCACAGTGACTCACTGCCAGCCCCCTTCAGCTTTCCATGAGGGGACCCAGCTATGCCAGGGACGCAACAACGAGCCCTCTATGAAGCAGCAGAGCAGTTGGTCGTTAAAGGGGGCAGAGATAATTCAAATTGGGTCACTTTGATTGCTCCTGTAATTCACTTGCACTAGCATTTAGATGGCAATGCTGCAAAATTAGTTTTTTCCCTGTTTTAACTATTTTTTGCAAACACAATAAACTTGAAATCTGACATACAgaggcttgcaaaagtatccctACCCCTTGaactaaacatatttttcacagTACAAAGACAAACCtggtttgattttatgtgacacaaaCAGTCCGACGGTACAAAGTTTTCAGagtttttcacaacatttgtaaaaaaaaaaactttcatgcatcatgatgccactgccaccatgtttcaccatagaTAGgggtggtgtgtttagggtgttgctcagtgttagttttccaaacacaaaacattttgaatgtaCTATAGGCCAAAAAACTCCATTTGATTCTGCTAaccatctgatcagagcaccttcttcctccTGAGTCCCCTATGTGACTTATGAACTACAAACAGGATACCATATGGCTTTCTTCTCACCccttttccataaaggccagatttctaGGGTCAATTATTCATGGTTACCCAGTCAATAGattctttcacctgagctgtggatctctgcagctcttccagttaccataggcctcctggctgcttctGTTGCTCTCCTTGACCTGTCAGCTTGTCTGGCCATATCTTAGTAGATTTACAGTTATGCAATACTATATCAATTTCCAGATCTctgttggtcttcatgatgctttgttcactaatgttctctaacaaacctctgaggcctccacAGGAGTGCTGCATTTATACACACTGATGGCCTTTTTTTACTAACTAGGTGACTTCTGAGGGTAACTGGCTGCACTGGGTATCAGTCGAAAGGAgagtgaaaatatattttggttTCTAAAATGATTGCCTTCCACTCAgcaattatgcacaactttgtgttggtgtatcacaaaaaattccaataaaatatattgaagtttgtggttgcaacagggcaaaatgtggaaaggtccAATTCTATTTTGCATGGAACTGTAATTCATTAGCAAGTGACAGTGAGTTGACTAAAAGGGAAATCTGATCTAGACAGTGTAATCTGTAACGCAACAATAAGTAATTTATGTTATCTATAACAAGATAAGCAAAGTGCCAATAACTAACTGATACTATTTTCCATGTTgtaaaaatgtgataaaaatgaACCAATGCAATCAACAGGTGGATCTGAGtctaacatttaaatttgtggTTAGACTTCACAGTCAAGCAGTGAAAGACCAAAATAAGGCTGCTTTTAAATGCTCTGAGGCTTGACTATCTATGCCAGCAGCATCTCTGTCCTCTTTAATGATCAAACGTGTGTTTTCTGGAGCTCTGGTTTCAGTCTGACTCAGTCAGGTAGAGGTAATGGGTTTTGGCAGAACAGTGCACACTTACCTACTTCCTGTGCTGATGAGAGTGCACACAAAGTCAGAGACTGCAGTCAGCTATCACTGCTGTTTTTGGTGTAATCTCAAACTCGGATTCTAACTTGATCGTTGCATTTTGCATGATCTTACCCCCAGATTTCTGATCCTCATGTGGCTTTCTCCATTGTGTTCTTGTCATACCCCAGCTGCCTCATGACTTCGCTGCAGTAGGCCTCCACCTGACTAATCTGCTCCACGTTCAGCCGCTCCCTCCACGCGTATATCGCCTCCTTAGCGTCCCTGGATGATATAAGAAAGGGTTTGTCCGAGGAGTAGCCCTGTCCGTGCGTCATGTTCAGCGCGAACCTCTCCAGTGCGGGGAAGCTAGAGAGGTTGGAGAAGCGATAGagcctctgcagctcctccattgGGTGCAGGACCAGGTCCTCGTAGCGAAGCCTCAGGTAGTTCCTCCTTACCCAAGGAGGAGCGTTTATCACCAGCATCATGTCGCTGAGCCAGTTGTCGCAGATCAGCTCCATGGCGCTGGCCACGTAGCTCTCCGCCCGGTTCATCCTGTTGCTGGGCACCAGCAGCCGCTTGTATTTATCGTTCTGCTTCTTGCTGCGCAGCACCTGGATGCTCTCCCTCACCAGGGCATGTTTGGACTTGAGCCGGGAGTTGTGCACGGCCCTGGGGTCTCTGAAGAGCTGGATGATCTGGAGGTTGATCGCTGGATCTCTCATCAGAGGAACTAGGGTGCTCAGATCCAAAACGCGGACCCCTTTGATCACCATCACCGGATACTTCTTGCACTCCCTCTCCAGCTCCCGCAGCTCCCTCCTCTGGCACTTGGCGCACTGGTCCTCCCTCACCAGCCCGACTTCGTGCCGTTTGTGCGCGTCGCACAGCGGCTCCGAGCAGATCACCTTGTTGTTCTTCCACCCGAATATGAACGATGTGGTGATGTTCTGCGAGCTGGCATAAAGTTTAAGAACGGAGAAGTCACAGCGGTACAAGGAGTTCATCATGTCCCGGACTGCGCCCTGGAGGCTGCCCGCGTCCCCGGGGTACAGGGCCTGCCAGATGTGCCACATGGGCTCGTACAGGTAGAAGACATCTGGGTGCTGGTTGAACAACTCCCCCAGGAACGAGGAGCCGGTCCTCCAGGTAGCGTGCAGGTAGATATGTGTCCGAGACTGGGTCCTGTTTGGCGGATTCTCCACAGCATCACTGCCGTTAGCTTTGAAACCGTTATCCCAGAGGAGCGCCACCGTGTTCTCCAGATCTGGGCATCTGGGCTGTTGCTGCGGCAGTTTGGCATTCTGTGCGGATTTATCCCGGTAATCCAACACGTACGGGATTAGCAGAAGTAGACCTGAATATCCCAGAATCATAATCAAGTACTTCTTATGTAGCCTCCTCTTCATTTCCTTTCGCCGAGACGGTGCTGTAAGCTTGTTTTCACAAGAGTCGGCGGCACAGCGGTCTGTGGAGCTCCGTGGTCGCTACTGTAAAGTTATTCCTCTGTGTTAGTGTGGGTACGCACCATTTCTAAACCGGCGAGGCAAACTGTGCGTCGGATAGGCGTGGTTTATTTCGAAGGTACAAATCTTTCCATGAGCTCAGAAGAAAAGGAAACTTGTTTCTCTTGTGTACTTCTAACACTCAGCTTGACTGGAAGCAGGAAGCAAAAGGAAACAGGTTGGTATTATGGGAAAAATGTTTTgacagtaataataattaataataatattaatgatGATTTTGCTCTTTTGCCTTGCTTTAAGAAGGTCATTGGTCTGAATTCTAACTGGGATGTTTCTGCAAataatttgcatgttttcctaggTTAAGGCTCAGGAGAAAATATAACAGCAGACTCAGCTGCAGAACTGCGCAGCTGTACATACATCACTTTTATCTCATCATCATGCGCTGTAATTTGGACACCTTGTGCAATTAAAAACAACCAACCAAACAAAAAGGATACGGATACACTTACATTCGGACCTTGCTACTTAAGTATACTGAATTCAAAAAATGTTGGGATCTggtgtctatctatctatctatctatctatctatctatctatctatctatctatctatctatatatctatctatctatctatctatctatctatctatctatctatctatctatctatctatctatctatctatctatctatctatctgtctgtctgtctgtctgtctgtctgtctgtctgtctgtctgtctgtctgtctgtctatctatctgtctgtctgtctgtctgtctgtctgtctgtctgtctgtctgtctgtctgtctatctatctatctatctatctatctatctatctatctatctatctatctatctatctatctatctatctatctatctatctatctatctatctatctatctctctctctctctctctctatctatctatctatctatctatctatctatctatctatctatctatctatctatctatctatctatctatctatctatctatctatctatctatctatctgtctgtctgtctgtctgtctgtctgtctgtgtatctgtctgtctgtctgtctgtctatgtatctgtctgtctgtctgtctgtctgtctgtctgtctgtctgtctgtctatgtATACAACTTTTGACTTTGAGTCAGAAAAGTCACAGATTTCCAACAACCCTACATTCAGTATACAGAATGCCTACTGTGTTTACAAAACGTTGCAAACGTTGTATTTAAAACTACATAGCACTTCAGACAGTTTTTATATCATTAGGCTTGTTTGAACACATAAAC includes the following:
- the chst7 gene encoding carbohydrate sulfotransferase 7, with the translated sequence MKRRLHKKYLIMILGYSGLLLLIPYVLDYRDKSAQNAKLPQQQPRCPDLENTVALLWDNGFKANGSDAVENPPNRTQSRTHIYLHATWRTGSSFLGELFNQHPDVFYLYEPMWHIWQALYPGDAGSLQGAVRDMMNSLYRCDFSVLKLYASSQNITTSFIFGWKNNKVICSEPLCDAHKRHEVGLVREDQCAKCQRRELRELERECKKYPVMVIKGVRVLDLSTLVPLMRDPAINLQIIQLFRDPRAVHNSRLKSKHALVRESIQVLRSKKQNDKYKRLLVPSNRMNRAESYVASAMELICDNWLSDMMLVINAPPWVRRNYLRLRYEDLVLHPMEELQRLYRFSNLSSFPALERFALNMTHGQGYSSDKPFLISSRDAKEAIYAWRERLNVEQISQVEAYCSEVMRQLGYDKNTMEKAT